CATCTTATCGAATCGGCAAAGCGATTAACGGTAAGGGAACTGAAGCGAATAAATGGCTGTTTGGCAAGTACTTCATATTGCCGGTTTTATTGTTGATGTTGATGGAATGGGAGGTGCAGCGAAGACGTGGATATCCGCATTGAACAACCATTATGGCTACTCCTCTTCATTCCAATATGGCTTTATATCATCTTTACATGGCGGTCATCTAACCAGAGAATAAAAAGTCGCAGTACGATTTTGTTTGTACTGCGCGGCATTGCTGTTGCCTTACTTATCTTTGCTTTAACATCACCTTATTTGACGCTCCGAGTTACTGAAGAACAAGTATTATTTGTCGTGGATCGTTCGGCTTCAATCGAAGAGGTGGGAACAGCGGCAGATTCTTGGATTTTGGAAAGTTTGAAGGGGAGAAAAGAAAATCATTCTGTTGGGATTTATTCTTTTGCGGAAAACTTCCGCACTGATGTGAAGCTCACGAACACGGATGTCGTCGTTCCAGTGATTGATCGGATGGAGAAAAATGAAGGTACGGATATTGCAAAAGCTATCGATTTATCTTCCGCTCTTGCAAATCGTAATTTAGCTACTCGCATCGTTTTGTTATCAGATGGGTTGGAGACAGCTGGATCCATTGAAAAAATACTACCTAAATTTAAAGATAAGCGAACAGTAATTGATACGGTGTTGCTAGAACGTCCGGCTGGATCTGATGCATCGATTACTTCATTTGAAACACCAAGGACTTCTTATGCCGGTGAACAACAATTACTCCGCGTGGAAATCGACGCTTCTGAACGAACTACTGGTACCTTACTGATTTATGAAAATGATCAAATGATTAGCGAACAAGAAGTAAAACTCGAACAGGGAGGAAATTTGTTTTCAGTTCGAGGAGCTTCGAGTAATGATGGTTTATTGAAATATGAAGCAAAGTTAGTTGTTCCGGATGATAAAATATTGGAGAATAATCGCATGGTATCAATAACAATGATCGAAAGTTCTCCCCGCGTGCTTGTTGTAGAAACTGATCGGAACCCGTCGATTATTCCAACACTGCTTGATCAAGACGCGATGGACATTGAAACAATTAATGCGAAGCTGTTGCCGGAAACACTTTCTGGATATATGGGTTATAGTGCAATTATTTTTGATAATGTCCCAGGTCATATTGTCGGCGAGAACCGAATGACAATTATCGAACAAGCGGTTAAAAATTTCGGAACAGGATTCATGATGGTTGGCGGTGAAGAAAGCTTTGGACTCGGCGGTTATTTTAAATCACCAATTGAGCGGCTTCTTCCTGTCGAAATGGAAGTCAAAGGAAAAGAACAACTTCCTTCTCTTGGATTGATCATTGTTTTGGACCGGTCAGGCAGTATGTCAGGTTCAAAAATAGTTCTTGCGAGAGAAGCAGCCGCTCGTTCAGTCGAACTACTAAGGGATGACGATACTTTTGGTTTTATTGCCTTCGACGATCAGATTTGGAATATTATTCCGCTAGCGCCTTTAGGGGATAGGAATGAAGCGATTGAGAAAATACTATCAGTTTCAGCATTGGGCGGAACTGATATATATCCGGGAATGAAACAAGCCTATGATGATCTCACGAATTCCGAATTGCAGCGTAAGCATATAATTTTATTAACAGATGGACAATCAGAAATGCCGCCTGGTTATGAGAATGTCATTGCTGATGGAAAAGGCAATAATATTACAATGTCCACGGTTGCAATTGGGAGCGATGCGGACCGGAGATTGTTGGAAAGCCTTGCGGAAAGCGGTGGCGGAAGGTTCTATGATGTCATTGATGAATCGACTGTTCCAGCAATCCTATCACGGGAAACTTCCATGATGACCAGAACCTATATTGAAGACGATCCGTTTTACATGTCGCTCGGAGGTGTTGCCGAATGGAATGCATTGTTCTCAGAAGGGGTTCCGGAAATGAATGCCTATATCGCAACAACATTGAAAAATACGGCGACGCTGGTTGGAGAAAGTACTAAAGAAGATCCGATTTTATCTGAATGGATGTATGGTCTAGGAAGAACTGTTGCATTCACGTCAGATTCTACGGGGAAATGGACTGGGGACTTTGCAAAATGGGGAGGGTATGGCGACTTTTGGAATGCGGCCGTAGGAAGGCTTCTCCCGGCTTATGAAGACGTTCCGTACATTATCACTCATGAGCACGGAGGAACGTACACGGTGATGGACAGCTCGCGTAGCGCAGCGTTTCTTGACGTCGCAATCATTGATGAAAAAGGCGTCGAGGTACCCTATACATCTGAACCGTTGGCACCCGGAAAAATGCGCGTAACTGTCGATGCGAATCCAGGACTTGTGTTCTTTGGTATAACGGATGATAAAGGCGGGTATTTTGAAGCTGGAATTTCTGTGCCTTACAATGAAGAATACAAAAGGATTCCATCGAATGTTAAGTTGCTCGAAAAAATTGCCCACTCGACAGACGGGCTAATGCTAGAAGATCCAATAGATGCCTTTCGTAGCCACTCATATAAAAGCGGGGAAAAGAAATTGATTGCACAGGGACTTATTCTGGCAGCTATGATTTTCTTCTTTATCGACATTACTTTACGCCGGTTTGGATTTTTCAAAGGATTTGGGTCAAAACGGATTGCCGAAGAGCGTGTAATAGATTCGTCAACAACAGCAGAAGAAAGTTTTGCCGAGTTATTGAAAAACAAAAGAAAACGGTAAAGAACAAAAGCGCAAGGCGCCCGTTTAGCCCCGACAAGCGCTGGAGGACTTTAAAATAAAGGCGCTTTTTGCCTTTATCTTAAAGTCTGAAGCGACTCGAGGGGCTGGTGCCTGGAGCTAGACGTGAAATCTAAAAAACGTTAGACCCATCAATGGGCTAACGTTTTTTTATCGTATCGGGTCAAGTAATTCCGAACTTCGCCTCGACCAAAAGAAGGCGATTGAGAAACAAATTAGCAAAATAACAGTCCCAATAATATATGGATAAATAATATTGATATCGAATAAAATACCTGCTAATGCGGGACCAATCATATTCCC
This genomic window from Sporosarcina sp. Marseille-Q4063 contains:
- a CDS encoding VWA domain-containing protein; translated protein: MDIRIEQPLWLLLFIPIWLYIIFTWRSSNQRIKSRSTILFVLRGIAVALLIFALTSPYLTLRVTEEQVLFVVDRSASIEEVGTAADSWILESLKGRKENHSVGIYSFAENFRTDVKLTNTDVVVPVIDRMEKNEGTDIAKAIDLSSALANRNLATRIVLLSDGLETAGSIEKILPKFKDKRTVIDTVLLERPAGSDASITSFETPRTSYAGEQQLLRVEIDASERTTGTLLIYENDQMISEQEVKLEQGGNLFSVRGASSNDGLLKYEAKLVVPDDKILENNRMVSITMIESSPRVLVVETDRNPSIIPTLLDQDAMDIETINAKLLPETLSGYMGYSAIIFDNVPGHIVGENRMTIIEQAVKNFGTGFMMVGGEESFGLGGYFKSPIERLLPVEMEVKGKEQLPSLGLIIVLDRSGSMSGSKIVLAREAAARSVELLRDDDTFGFIAFDDQIWNIIPLAPLGDRNEAIEKILSVSALGGTDIYPGMKQAYDDLTNSELQRKHIILLTDGQSEMPPGYENVIADGKGNNITMSTVAIGSDADRRLLESLAESGGGRFYDVIDESTVPAILSRETSMMTRTYIEDDPFYMSLGGVAEWNALFSEGVPEMNAYIATTLKNTATLVGESTKEDPILSEWMYGLGRTVAFTSDSTGKWTGDFAKWGGYGDFWNAAVGRLLPAYEDVPYIITHEHGGTYTVMDSSRSAAFLDVAIIDEKGVEVPYTSEPLAPGKMRVTVDANPGLVFFGITDDKGGYFEAGISVPYNEEYKRIPSNVKLLEKIAHSTDGLMLEDPIDAFRSHSYKSGEKKLIAQGLILAAMIFFFIDITLRRFGFFKGFGSKRIAEERVIDSSTTAEESFAELLKNKRKR